The Pseudomonas bijieensis DNA window CGCGGCTGTCCGGCACGCCATCGCCGTCTTCGTCGCCGTCGCCATGGGCCCAGCACCAGCCCGCCGCAACGGTGCCGGCCACCAGCGCTCCCGGGCCGATCCAGGAACTGCTTTCGATGGCGCCCAGTCCCGCGCCGACAACACCACCAGTGGCCGCACAGATCGGCCAGTCGGTTTTCTGCAAACCTGCGCAACCAGTCAACACACTGGTTAGCAGAACCAGGGGTAACGCTGTCCGAACTATGCTCATTGGGTTTTCTCCTTGAGGGATCGGCTCTGCGCCGATTCAGGGGAGTAAAGACCCGTCTGCGGATCTGCGCCAGCCTGAGCAATCGCGGGTTTTCGCCCCGTGTTTGCGACGTTTGCGCCCATTCAGGGACAAACCGCTCTAGGCCAGGATGTCCGGGCAGGCTATCGTGACGCTTCTGACTGAGGAACTTCGATGACCGTTGCCATTTCTTCGCGTACGCCCCAGCAAGCCCTGGCGGCCGTGCTTGACCGTTATGCCCCGCAAAAACTGCTGTTGATCGGTGCCAGTGGCTTTCCCGCACTCGAAGCGTTCCAGCAGGCCCACCCCGACACCGAAGTGGTCCATGCCGGCCCAGGCGCGCTGCCGGCGGACGTGGCGGCGCGGCGTTTTGACCTGGCCCTGGCGCTCGATTGCCTGGAGCATTTGCCCAAGCGCGACGGTCTGAACCTGTTGGGCGGCATCCGCAATCTCAACGCCAGCCGTATCGCCGTGCTGGCAGACCTCAACGCCTGCGGCTGGCAAGAGACGGACTTTTTTTCCCTGGCCCTGCAAGCCAGCGAGCGATTCCAGCGCGAAGAGCAGGTGCTGACCCTGTTTACCTATGATCTGCTTGAATACAAGCAAGTCCCCGACTGGCTCAACTCGCGCTTTTGGGCCAACCCGGAAAACTTTGGAAAATATTGGTGGTAGCCGTGAACACAAGCCCGCACACACCCATTTGCCCCTGCGGCAGTGGCAACACACTGGACGCCTGCTGCGGCCATTACCACGACGGTCACCCGGCGCCTTGCGCCGAAGCCTTGATGCGCTCGCGCTACAGCGCCTACGTGCTGGGCCTGGTGGATTATCTGGTCGCCACCACCCTGCCCGCCCAGCAGCAAGGGCTCGATCGCCAGTCGATCAGCGAGTGGAGCGCCAACAGCACCTGGTTGGGACTGGAGGTGGAAAGCAGCGAAGTGTTCGGCGGGCAACCGGAGCACGCCTTTGTCACGTTCACGGCGCGCTGGCACGACGGCCAGGGGGAGCACAGCCACCGTGAACAATCTTCGTTCGTACAGAACAACGGGCGCTGGTACTTCATCGACCCGACCGTGCCAGTCAAGACTGGCCGCAACGACAACTGCCCGTGCGGCAGCGGGCACAAATTCAAGAAGTGCTGCGCCGGCTACTTCAATCGCTGACTTTTCGGAAACGTCCGACGCTCGTCCATCGGCCCATAGGGCTAGACTGGGGATAAACCAGAGGCACGGACATGACCCCACCATCACTCTTGCTGCGCATCACCTGCCTGCTGCTATTCGTCGGGCTCGGCGGCTGCGCGTCCTGGTGGGGTGAAGAAGCCCCTGAGCCACAAGTGCATCTGGTCAAGGTCGAGGTGGTGCGGGCCCGGCTGCTGGAACAGAAGTTCATGCTGCACTTTCGCGTCGACAACCCGGGCGACAGCGACCTGACCGTTCGCGGCCTGACGTATCGCATCCACCTGGGCGACCTGTTGCTGACCGAAGGTGAGCATGAACACTGGTTCACCGTACGCCCCAGACACAGTGCCTACTTCAAGGTGCCGATCCGCACCAACCTGTGGCCGCAGGTGCGGGATGTGGTGAAGTTGCTGGAGAAACCCCGGGAACAGATCCCCTATCGTCTGGAAGGTGAGCTGGAAACCGGATTATTCATCGCCCACTACGTGCACCTTGAGCGCAATGGCGTGATAATCGCCGCCGATTTTATTGCGGAGTAACCCCGATGACCCAGCAACCCCATGTCCACGGCCCTGATTGCAACCACGATCACGACCATCATCACGATCATGACCACGGCCACGTCCACGGCCCGAACTGCGGCCACGCCCACCAGGAACCGGTACGCAACGCCCTGAAGGATGTCGGCCGCAACGACCCTTGCCCATGCGGTAATGGCAAGAAATTCAAGAAGTGCCACGGGGCTTGAAGGTTCGGGCGCAGATAATCTTCGCCTGTTGAATCGCTATCGCGAGCAGGCTCGCTCCCACAGGGGGTCTGC harbors:
- a CDS encoding LEA type 2 family protein is translated as MTPPSLLLRITCLLLFVGLGGCASWWGEEAPEPQVHLVKVEVVRARLLEQKFMLHFRVDNPGDSDLTVRGLTYRIHLGDLLLTEGEHEHWFTVRPRHSAYFKVPIRTNLWPQVRDVVKLLEKPREQIPYRLEGELETGLFIAHYVHLERNGVIIAADFIAE
- a CDS encoding DUF6231 family protein, which produces MTVAISSRTPQQALAAVLDRYAPQKLLLIGASGFPALEAFQQAHPDTEVVHAGPGALPADVAARRFDLALALDCLEHLPKRDGLNLLGGIRNLNASRIAVLADLNACGWQETDFFSLALQASERFQREEQVLTLFTYDLLEYKQVPDWLNSRFWANPENFGKYWW
- a CDS encoding SEC-C metal-binding domain-containing protein, coding for MTQQPHVHGPDCNHDHDHHHDHDHGHVHGPNCGHAHQEPVRNALKDVGRNDPCPCGNGKKFKKCHGA
- a CDS encoding YchJ family protein, with protein sequence MNTSPHTPICPCGSGNTLDACCGHYHDGHPAPCAEALMRSRYSAYVLGLVDYLVATTLPAQQQGLDRQSISEWSANSTWLGLEVESSEVFGGQPEHAFVTFTARWHDGQGEHSHREQSSFVQNNGRWYFIDPTVPVKTGRNDNCPCGSGHKFKKCCAGYFNR